The DNA sequence GCTGATAATCGAACGGATGGCCCTTTTGTATGCAAAAATCCGATAGGATTATTTGGCCATATGAGAATTTCGTTTCTCTATGTCTACAGATAGTATCTCATTTGGTTTAATAAGAGATATACCAGATATCTCTCCTATTATCTCAATTTGTAATAAAAGATCTGAATTGTCTAAAT is a window from the Candidatus Bathyarchaeota archaeon genome containing:
- a CDS encoding THUMP domain-containing protein; this encodes AKKISDQESYKIAVRKRSTNLSSTDIIDMIAPEIKRKVNLDNSDLLLQIEIIGEISGISLIKPNEILSVDIEKRNSHMAK